In Silene latifolia isolate original U9 population chromosome X, ASM4854445v1, whole genome shotgun sequence, the following proteins share a genomic window:
- the LOC141618885 gene encoding protein FAR1-RELATED SEQUENCE 9-like has protein sequence MQKLTDNVGPAISKETDFVSRLNAIVWDAELEPLEFEEKWCQLVNEHNLEGNSWLSTMFRKRRKWIPTYFRDVPMGCLLRTTQRSESQNNFFKRFENAHGTLVEFLMRFQSAIDVQRHTQKQLDRDDECTLPQLATSLKLEAHASKVYTNSAFADFQVEASASICSFSVGGFTPPANGIELIGIADTRTQKTYQVVYNSLTNDAECSCKLFNRKGIICGHIIWVYSGK, from the coding sequence atgcaaaAGCTTACTGATAACGTTGGGCCTGCAATATCCAAAGAGACTGATTTTGTCAGCCGTTTGAATGCTATTGTTTGGGATGCTGAGTTAGAACCTCTTGAATTTGAAGAAAAGTGGTGTCAGTTGGtcaatgagcataatcttgaagGTAATTCCTGGTTGTCAACCATGTTTAGAAAAAGGAGAAAATGGATCCCAACTTATTTTCGTGATGTTCCTATGGGTTGTCTATTACGAACAACTCAACGTTCTGAGAGTCAGAATAATTTTTTCAAGCGTTTTGAAAATGCACATGGTACACTTGTTGAATTCTTGATGCGGTTTCAAAGCGCCATTGATGTACAGCGCCATACTCAAAAACAGCTTGATAGAGACGATGAGTGTACTCTTCCACAATTAGCAACTTCTCTTAAGTTGGAAGCTCATGCATCCAAGGTTTATACAAATTCTGCTTTCGCAGATTTTCAAGTAGAAGCTTCTGCTTCTATTTGTTCCTTTAGTGTTGGTGGCTTCACACCACCTGCAAACGGTATAGAGTTAATTGGTATTGCTGATACCAGAACGCAGAAGACCTACCAAGTTGTCTACAATTCTCTAACCAATGACGCTGAATGTTCTTGCAAGTTGTTCAACAGGAAGGGTATTATTTGTGGACACATTATCTGGGTTTACTCTGGAAAATAA